One genomic segment of Erythrolamprus reginae isolate rEryReg1 chromosome 2, rEryReg1.hap1, whole genome shotgun sequence includes these proteins:
- the HNRNPH1 gene encoding heterogeneous nuclear ribonucleoprotein H isoform X12, producing MDPCHTEETGPEIPGLEGETETTLASSMMLNTEGGEGYVVKVRGLPWSCSADEVQRFFSECKILNGSSGVRFIYTREGRPSGEAFVELETEEDVKLALKKDRETMGHRYVEVFKSNNVEMDWVLKHTGPNSPDTANDGFVRLRGLPFGCSKEEIVQFFSGLEIVPNGITLPVDFQGRSTGEAFVQFASQEIAEKALKKHKERIGHRYIEIFKSSRAEVRTHYDPPRKLMAMQRPGPYDRPGVGRGYNSLGRGSGFDRMRRGAYGGGYGGYDDYNGYNDGYGFGSDRFGRGISDHRYGDGSSTFQSTTGHCVHMRGLPYRATENDIYNFFSPLNPVRVHIEIGPDGRVTGEADVEFATHEDAVAAMSKDKANMQHRYVELFLNSTAGGSGGAYGSQMMGAMVKETEGVVQDWNTNTLAGSQSSYGGPANQPLSGGYGGGYGGQSSMSGYGNQSAMNSSYYSSGNRASMGVNGMAGMSNMSNMSGGWGM from the exons AAGGCGAAACTGAGACCACCCTCGCATCTAGCATGATGTTGAATACGGAAGGCGGCGAGGGTTATGTCGTAAAAGTGCGAGGACTGCCCTGGTCATGCTCTGCAGATGAAGTGCAAAGATTTTTTTCTG AGTGCAAAATATTAAATGGATCTTCAGGGGTCCGTTTTATCTACACAAGAGAAGGAAGACCAAGTGGAGAAGCATTTGTTGAATTAGAAACAGAAGAAGATGTGAAATTGGCATTGAAAAAAGACAGAGAAACAATGGGACACAGATATGTTGAAG TCTTCAAGTCAAACAACGTTGAAATGGATTGGGTTCTGAAGCATACTGGTCCTAACAGCCCTGATACTGCTAATGATGGTTTTGTACGTCTTAGAGGACTTCCATTTGGTTGTAGCAAGGAAGAAATTGTTCAGTTTTTCTCAG GGTTGGAAATCGTGCCAAATGGGATAACATTGCCGGTGGACTTCCAGGGGAGGAGTACGGGGGAGGCCTTCGTGCAGTTTGCTTCACAGGAAATAGCTGAAAAGGCTCTAAAGAAACACAAGGAAAGAATAGGGCACAG GTACATTGAAATCTTCAAGAGTAGCAGAGCAGAAGTACGCACTCATTATGACCCTCCTCGCAAATTAATGGCCATGCAGCGGCCTGGTCCTTATGACCGGCCAGGTGTGGGAAGAGGCTATAACAGCCTTGGTAGAGGCAGTGGTTTTGACAGAATGAGACGTGGTGCTTATGGTGGAG GTTATGGCGGCTATGATGACTACAATGGATATAATGATGGCTATGGCTTTGGATCTGACAGGTTTGGAAGAG GAATATCAGATCATAGATATGGTGATGGATCCTCTACTTTCCAAAGTACAACTGGTCATTGTGTACATATGAGAGGATTACCTTACAGAGCTACTGAGAATGATATTTATAAT TTCTTTTCACCTCTTAATCCGGTAAGAGTACACATTGAAATTGGACCTGATGGCAGAGTCACCGGAGAGGCGGATGTTGAGTTTGCTACTCATGAAGATGCTGTCGCTGCAATGTCGAAAGATAAAGCAAATATGC AACACCGATATGTAGAACTCTTTTTGAATTCTACAGCTGGAGGAAGTGGTGGTGCATATGGAAGTCAAATGATGGGAGCAATGG TCAAAGAAACCGAAGGGGTGGTTCAGGATTGGAACACTAACACATTGGCAG GAAGCCAATCCAGTTATGGTGGTCCAGCTAACCAGCCATTAAGTGGGGGTTATGGAGGAGGATACGGTGGTCAAAGCAGCATGAGTGGATATG GTAACCAGAGTGCAATGAACAGCAGCTACTACAGCAGTGGTAATCGTGCATCCATGGGGGTGAATGGCATGGCTGGAATGTCTAACATGTCCAACATGAGTGGTGGCTGGGGAATGTAA
- the HNRNPH1 gene encoding heterogeneous nuclear ribonucleoprotein H isoform X10: MDPCHTEETGPEIPGLEGETETTLASSMMLNTEGGEGYVVKVRGLPWSCSADEVQRFFSECKILNGSSGVRFIYTREGRPSGEAFVELETEEDVKLALKKDRETMGHRYVEVFKSNNVEMDWVLKHTGPNSPDTANDGFVRLRGLPFGCSKEEIVQFFSGLEIVPNGITLPVDFQGRSTGEAFVQFASQEIAEKALKKHKERIGHRYIEIFKSSRAEVRTHYDPPRKLMAMQRPGPYDRPGVGRGYNSLGRGSGFDRMRRGAYGGGYGGYDDYNGYNDGYGFGSDRFGREWTLLSAGISDHRYGDGSSTFQSTTGHCVHMRGLPYRATENDIYNFFSPLNPVRVHIEIGPDGRVTGEADVEFATHEDAVAAMSKDKANMQHRYVELFLNSTAGGSGGAYGSQMMGAMVKETEGVVQDWNTNTLAGSQSSYGGPANQPLSGGYGGGYGGQSSMSGYGNQSAMNSSYYSSGNRASMGVNGMAGMSNMSNMSGGWGM, encoded by the exons AAGGCGAAACTGAGACCACCCTCGCATCTAGCATGATGTTGAATACGGAAGGCGGCGAGGGTTATGTCGTAAAAGTGCGAGGACTGCCCTGGTCATGCTCTGCAGATGAAGTGCAAAGATTTTTTTCTG AGTGCAAAATATTAAATGGATCTTCAGGGGTCCGTTTTATCTACACAAGAGAAGGAAGACCAAGTGGAGAAGCATTTGTTGAATTAGAAACAGAAGAAGATGTGAAATTGGCATTGAAAAAAGACAGAGAAACAATGGGACACAGATATGTTGAAG TCTTCAAGTCAAACAACGTTGAAATGGATTGGGTTCTGAAGCATACTGGTCCTAACAGCCCTGATACTGCTAATGATGGTTTTGTACGTCTTAGAGGACTTCCATTTGGTTGTAGCAAGGAAGAAATTGTTCAGTTTTTCTCAG GGTTGGAAATCGTGCCAAATGGGATAACATTGCCGGTGGACTTCCAGGGGAGGAGTACGGGGGAGGCCTTCGTGCAGTTTGCTTCACAGGAAATAGCTGAAAAGGCTCTAAAGAAACACAAGGAAAGAATAGGGCACAG GTACATTGAAATCTTCAAGAGTAGCAGAGCAGAAGTACGCACTCATTATGACCCTCCTCGCAAATTAATGGCCATGCAGCGGCCTGGTCCTTATGACCGGCCAGGTGTGGGAAGAGGCTATAACAGCCTTGGTAGAGGCAGTGGTTTTGACAGAATGAGACGTGGTGCTTATGGTGGAG GTTATGGCGGCTATGATGACTACAATGGATATAATGATGGCTATGGCTTTGGATCTGACAGGTTTGGAAGAG AGTGGACTCTTCTTTCTGCAGGAATATCAGATCATAGATATGGTGATGGATCCTCTACTTTCCAAAGTACAACTGGTCATTGTGTACATATGAGAGGATTACCTTACAGAGCTACTGAGAATGATATTTATAAT TTCTTTTCACCTCTTAATCCGGTAAGAGTACACATTGAAATTGGACCTGATGGCAGAGTCACCGGAGAGGCGGATGTTGAGTTTGCTACTCATGAAGATGCTGTCGCTGCAATGTCGAAAGATAAAGCAAATATGC AACACCGATATGTAGAACTCTTTTTGAATTCTACAGCTGGAGGAAGTGGTGGTGCATATGGAAGTCAAATGATGGGAGCAATGG TCAAAGAAACCGAAGGGGTGGTTCAGGATTGGAACACTAACACATTGGCAG GAAGCCAATCCAGTTATGGTGGTCCAGCTAACCAGCCATTAAGTGGGGGTTATGGAGGAGGATACGGTGGTCAAAGCAGCATGAGTGGATATG GTAACCAGAGTGCAATGAACAGCAGCTACTACAGCAGTGGTAATCGTGCATCCATGGGGGTGAATGGCATGGCTGGAATGTCTAACATGTCCAACATGAGTGGTGGCTGGGGAATGTAA